One window of Streptomyces sp. SUK 48 genomic DNA carries:
- a CDS encoding MFS transporter, whose translation MTGQTTIDTTGPGDGASPAQTERAPATGMRGHPWLTLITVAVGVMMVALDGTIVAIANPAIRDHLHATFADVQWITNAYFLALAVTLITAGKLGDRFGHRQTFLIGVTGFAVASGAIGLSDSIAAVVTFRVFQGLFGALLMPAALGLLRATFPAEKLNMAIGIWGMVIGASTAGGPILGGVLVQHVNWQSVFFINVPVGALALVLGLLILLDHRARNAPRSFDVLGIALLSGAMFCLVWALIKAPSWGWGDGRTWGFIVASVLLFAFFAFWETRVAEPLIPLGLFRSVPLSAGVVLMVLMAIAFMGGLFFVTFYLQNVHGMSPVDAGLHLLPLTGMMIVASPLAGAAITKLGPRVPLAGGMAATAIAMYGMSTLKAGTGGGVMSVWFALLGLGLAPVMVGATEVIVGNAPMELSGVAGGLQQAAMQIGGSLGTAVLGAVMASRVDSALPGNWSRAGLPPLKPAQLDQASEAVQAGVAPVQKGIPAEIAARITTVAHDTFISGMSLACLVAAGVAVAAVLVALLTKRGGNAEAGRAWGTSDPGRLSE comes from the coding sequence ATGACTGGTCAGACCACCATCGACACGACGGGCCCGGGTGACGGAGCCTCGCCGGCCCAGACGGAGCGAGCGCCGGCCACAGGGATGCGCGGCCACCCGTGGCTCACCCTGATCACCGTCGCCGTAGGGGTCATGATGGTGGCCCTGGACGGCACCATCGTGGCCATCGCCAACCCGGCCATCCGCGACCATCTGCACGCGACCTTCGCCGATGTGCAGTGGATCACCAACGCCTACTTCCTCGCCCTCGCGGTCACCCTGATCACCGCGGGCAAGCTCGGTGACCGCTTCGGGCACCGGCAGACCTTCCTCATCGGCGTGACCGGCTTCGCCGTCGCCTCCGGCGCGATCGGGCTGTCCGACAGCATCGCCGCGGTCGTCACCTTCCGCGTCTTCCAGGGCCTGTTCGGCGCGCTGCTGATGCCGGCCGCGCTCGGCCTGCTGCGGGCCACGTTCCCGGCCGAGAAGCTCAACATGGCCATCGGCATCTGGGGCATGGTGATCGGCGCGTCCACCGCGGGCGGCCCGATCCTCGGCGGCGTGCTCGTGCAGCACGTCAACTGGCAGTCGGTGTTCTTCATCAATGTGCCGGTCGGCGCGCTCGCCCTGGTCCTGGGCCTGCTGATCCTGCTCGACCACCGCGCCCGGAACGCGCCGCGCTCCTTCGACGTGCTCGGCATCGCGCTGCTGTCCGGCGCGATGTTCTGCCTCGTCTGGGCCCTCATCAAGGCACCGAGCTGGGGCTGGGGCGACGGCAGGACGTGGGGCTTCATCGTCGCCTCGGTCCTGCTCTTCGCGTTCTTCGCGTTCTGGGAGACCAGGGTCGCCGAACCGCTCATCCCGCTCGGCCTGTTCCGCTCCGTGCCGCTGTCGGCCGGTGTGGTCCTCATGGTCCTGATGGCCATCGCCTTCATGGGTGGCCTGTTCTTCGTGACCTTCTATCTCCAGAACGTGCACGGGATGTCCCCGGTCGACGCCGGTCTGCACCTGCTGCCGCTCACCGGCATGATGATCGTGGCCTCGCCGCTCGCCGGCGCCGCGATCACCAAGCTCGGCCCGCGGGTCCCGCTGGCCGGCGGCATGGCCGCGACCGCGATCGCCATGTACGGCATGTCCACGCTCAAGGCCGGCACGGGCGGCGGCGTGATGTCCGTCTGGTTCGCCCTCCTCGGCCTCGGCCTCGCCCCGGTCATGGTCGGCGCGACCGAGGTCATCGTGGGCAACGCGCCGATGGAGCTGTCCGGTGTGGCCGGCGGCCTCCAGCAGGCCGCCATGCAGATCGGCGGCAGCCTCGGCACGGCGGTGCTGGGCGCGGTGATGGCCTCCAGGGTCGACAGCGCGCTGCCGGGCAACTGGTCCCGCGCGGGGCTGCCGCCGCTGAAGCCGGCCCAGCTGGACCAGGCGTCGGAGGCGGTGCAGGCCGGGGTGGCGCCGGTGCAGAAGGGGATACCGGCCGAGATAGCCGCCAGGATCACGACCGTGGCGCACGACACGTTCATCTCCGGGATGAGCCTCGCGTGCCTGGTCGCGGCGGGCGTCGCCGTGGCCGCGGTCCTGGTCGCGCTGCTCACCAAGCGGGGCGGGAACGCGGAGGCGGGGCGGGCGTGGGGCACATCTGACCCCGGTCGCCTATCAGAGTGA
- the aceE gene encoding pyruvate dehydrogenase (acetyl-transferring), homodimeric type, producing MASGSDRTPIIIGGLPSQVPDFDPEETQEWLDSLDAVVDERGRERARYLMLRLIERAREKRVAVPEMRSTDYVNTIPTKSEPFFPGNEEIERRILNATRWNAAVMVSRAQRPGIGVGGHIATFASSASLYDVGFNHFFRGKDEGDGGDQVFFQGHASPGIYARAYLLDRLTENQLDGFRQEKSAYPNGLSSYPHPRSMPDFWEFPTVSMGLGPLGAIYQARMNRYMEARGIADTSKSHVWAFLGDGEMDEPESLGQLTLAAREGLDNLTFVVNCNLQRLDGPVRGNGKVVQELESVFRGAGWNVIKLIWDRSWDPLLAQDRDGVLVNKMNMTPDGQFQTYATESGAYIRRHFFGDDHRLRAMVENLSDDQILHLGRGGHDHRKIFAAFKAANEHKGQPTVILAKTIKGWTLGPNFEGRNATHQMKKLTVDDLKRFRDRLHLPISDRELESGLPPYYHPGRDSEEIQYMHDRRTGLGGYVPTRVVRSKALALPDDKAYATVKKGTGQQSIATTMAFVRLLKDLMRDKEIGRRFVLIAPDEYRTFGMDSFFPSAKIYNPLGQQYESVDRELLLAYKESPTGQMLHDGISEAGCTASLIAAGSAYATHGEPMIPVYVFYSMFGFQRTGDQFWQMADQLARGFVLGATAGRTTLTGEGLQHADGHSQLLASTNPACVAYDPAYAYEIAHIVQDGLRRMYGSSDEHPHGEDVFYYLTVYNEPIQHPAEPAGVDVEGIVKGIHKLSDGPGGAIPAQIMASGVAVPWALEAQRVLAEDWNVRASVWSATSWNELRREAVACEQHNLLHPEEEQLVPYVTRKLSGSEGPFVAVSDWMRSVPDQIARWVPGTYQSLGADGFGFADTRGAARRFFHIDAQSIVVAVLTELAQAGQVDRSVLKQAIDRYQVLDVTAAHPGAAGGDA from the coding sequence GTGGCTTCCGGATCCGATCGCACCCCGATCATCATTGGCGGCCTTCCGAGTCAGGTGCCTGACTTTGATCCCGAAGAGACCCAGGAGTGGCTCGACTCCCTGGACGCCGTCGTGGACGAGCGCGGCCGTGAGCGGGCGCGCTATCTCATGCTGCGGCTGATCGAGCGGGCCCGCGAGAAGCGCGTGGCCGTGCCCGAGATGCGCAGCACGGACTACGTGAACACGATCCCGACCAAGAGCGAGCCGTTCTTCCCGGGCAACGAGGAGATCGAGCGCAGGATTCTGAACGCGACGCGCTGGAACGCGGCCGTGATGGTCTCGCGCGCCCAGCGCCCCGGCATCGGCGTGGGCGGCCACATCGCCACCTTCGCCTCCTCGGCGTCCCTGTACGACGTGGGCTTCAACCACTTCTTCCGCGGCAAGGACGAGGGCGACGGCGGCGACCAGGTCTTCTTCCAGGGCCATGCCTCCCCCGGCATCTACGCCCGTGCCTATCTGCTGGACCGGCTCACCGAGAACCAGCTGGACGGCTTCCGCCAGGAGAAGTCGGCGTACCCGAACGGACTGTCCAGCTACCCCCACCCGCGCTCCATGCCGGACTTCTGGGAGTTCCCGACGGTCTCCATGGGCCTCGGCCCGCTGGGCGCGATCTACCAGGCGCGGATGAACCGCTACATGGAGGCGCGCGGCATCGCGGACACCTCCAAGTCGCATGTGTGGGCGTTCCTGGGCGACGGCGAGATGGACGAGCCGGAGTCGCTCGGCCAGCTCACCCTCGCGGCCCGGGAGGGCCTGGACAACCTGACCTTCGTGGTCAACTGCAACCTCCAGCGCCTGGACGGCCCGGTGCGCGGCAACGGCAAGGTCGTCCAGGAGCTGGAGTCGGTCTTCCGGGGCGCCGGCTGGAATGTGATCAAGCTGATCTGGGACCGCTCCTGGGACCCGCTGCTCGCGCAGGACCGGGACGGCGTCCTGGTCAACAAGATGAACATGACGCCGGACGGGCAGTTCCAGACGTACGCGACCGAGTCGGGCGCCTACATCCGCCGGCACTTCTTCGGCGACGACCACCGGCTGCGCGCCATGGTCGAGAACCTGAGCGACGACCAGATCCTGCACCTGGGCCGCGGCGGCCACGACCACCGCAAGATCTTCGCGGCGTTCAAGGCGGCCAACGAGCACAAGGGCCAGCCGACGGTCATCCTGGCCAAGACGATCAAGGGCTGGACGCTGGGCCCGAACTTCGAGGGCCGCAACGCGACCCACCAGATGAAGAAGCTGACGGTCGACGACCTGAAGCGCTTCCGGGACCGGCTGCACCTGCCGATCTCCGACCGCGAGCTGGAGTCCGGCCTGCCGCCGTACTACCACCCGGGGCGGGACTCGGAGGAGATCCAGTACATGCACGACCGCCGCACGGGCCTCGGCGGGTACGTCCCCACGCGCGTGGTGCGCTCCAAGGCGCTCGCGCTGCCGGACGACAAGGCGTACGCGACCGTGAAGAAGGGCACCGGTCAGCAGTCCATCGCGACCACGATGGCCTTCGTACGGCTGCTCAAGGACCTCATGCGGGACAAGGAGATCGGGCGGCGCTTCGTGCTGATCGCGCCGGACGAGTACCGCACGTTCGGCATGGACTCCTTCTTCCCGAGCGCGAAGATCTACAACCCGCTCGGGCAGCAGTACGAGTCGGTGGACCGGGAGCTGCTGCTTGCCTACAAGGAGTCGCCGACCGGCCAGATGCTGCACGACGGCATCTCCGAGGCGGGCTGCACGGCCTCGCTGATCGCGGCGGGCTCCGCGTACGCGACGCACGGCGAGCCGATGATCCCGGTGTACGTCTTCTACTCGATGTTCGGGTTCCAGCGCACCGGCGACCAGTTCTGGCAGATGGCGGACCAGCTGGCGCGCGGCTTCGTCCTCGGTGCGACGGCGGGCCGTACGACGCTCACCGGCGAGGGGCTGCAACACGCCGACGGGCACTCGCAGTTGCTGGCCTCCACGAACCCGGCGTGCGTCGCGTACGACCCGGCGTACGCCTACGAGATCGCGCACATCGTCCAGGACGGGCTGCGCCGTATGTACGGCAGCTCGGACGAACACCCGCACGGCGAGGACGTCTTCTACTACCTCACCGTCTACAACGAGCCCATCCAGCACCCCGCGGAGCCGGCCGGGGTGGACGTCGAGGGCATCGTCAAGGGCATCCACAAGCTCTCCGACGGCCCCGGCGGGGCGATCCCGGCGCAGATCATGGCGTCGGGCGTCGCGGTGCCGTGGGCCCTGGAGGCGCAGCGCGTCCTCGCCGAGGACTGGAACGTACGGGCCTCGGTGTGGTCCGCGACGTCCTGGAACGAGCTGCGGCGTGAGGCGGTGGCCTGCGAGCAGCACAATCTCCTGCACCCGGAGGAGGAGCAGCTCGTGCCGTACGTGACGCGCAAGCTGAGCGGCTCGGAGGGTCCGTTCGTGGCCGTGTCCGACTGGATGCGGTCGGTGCCGGACCAGATCGCGCGGTGGGTGCCCGGCACGTACCAGTCGCTGGGCGCGGACGGCTTCGGCTTCGCGGACACGCGGGGGGCGGCGCGGCGCTTCTTCCACATCGACGCGCAGTCGATCGTGGTCGCGGTGCTCACGGAGCTGGCGCAGGCCGGCCAGGTGGACCGCTCGGTGCTGAAGCAGGCGATCGACCGGTACCAGGTGCTGGACGTGACGGCGGCGCACCCCGGTGCCGCCGGGGGCGACGCGTGA
- a CDS encoding DUF3052 domain-containing protein: protein MSATADHAEERTNPAARLGFQPGQVVQEIGYDDDVDQELRQAIEEAVEGDLMDEEYDDVADAVVLWFRDDDGDLTDALVDATTYIEEGGAILLLTPKTGRSGYVEPSDISEAATTAGLTAAKSVSVGKDWSGSRLATPKAAKSKR, encoded by the coding sequence GTGAGCGCGACCGCGGACCACGCGGAGGAGCGGACGAACCCTGCCGCCAGGCTGGGGTTCCAGCCCGGACAGGTGGTCCAGGAGATCGGCTACGACGACGACGTCGACCAGGAACTCCGCCAGGCCATCGAGGAAGCCGTCGAGGGCGACCTGATGGACGAGGAATACGACGACGTGGCCGATGCCGTCGTGCTCTGGTTCCGGGACGACGACGGCGACCTGACGGATGCGCTGGTGGACGCCACCACGTACATCGAAGAGGGCGGCGCGATTCTGCTCCTCACGCCGAAGACCGGCCGTTCGGGATACGTCGAGCCGAGCGACATCTCGGAAGCCGCGACGACGGCCGGCCTGACCGCCGCGAAGAGCGTCAGCGTCGGCAAGGACTGGAGCGGCAGCCGGCTGGCCACGCCGAAGGCGGCCAAGTCGAAGCGGTGA
- a CDS encoding peroxiredoxin, which yields MAIQVGDKAPDFELKDNHGRTVRLADFRGEKNVVLLFYPFAFTGVCTGELCELRDNLPRFADRDTQLLAVSNDSIHSLRVFAEQEGLEYPLLSDFWPHGNVSRDYGVFDEDKGCAVRGTFIIDKDGVVRWTVVNGLPDARDLNEYVKALDTL from the coding sequence ATGGCGATCCAGGTCGGCGACAAGGCACCCGACTTCGAGCTCAAGGACAACCACGGCCGCACGGTGCGGCTCGCCGACTTCCGCGGCGAGAAGAACGTGGTCCTGCTCTTCTACCCCTTCGCCTTCACCGGCGTGTGCACCGGCGAGCTGTGCGAGCTGCGCGACAACCTGCCGAGGTTCGCCGACCGCGACACCCAGCTGCTCGCCGTCTCGAACGACTCCATCCACAGCCTGCGCGTCTTCGCCGAGCAGGAGGGCCTGGAGTATCCGCTGCTCAGCGACTTCTGGCCGCATGGCAACGTCTCGCGCGACTACGGCGTCTTCGACGAGGACAAGGGCTGCGCGGTGCGGGGCACCTTCATCATCGACAAGGACGGCGTCGTGCGCTGGACCGTGGTCAACGGGCTGCCGGACGCGCGCGACCTGAACGAGTACGTGAAGGCGCTCGACACCCTCTAG
- a CDS encoding calcium homeostasis/redox stress adaptation protein, with product MGVSLSKGGNVSLTKEAPGLTAVIVGLGWDVRTTTGTDFDLDASALLLNNSGKVISDQHFVFFNNLKSPDGSVEHTGDNITGEGEGDDEQIKINLAGVPADVDKIVFPVSIYDAENRQQSFGQVRNAFIRVVNQAGEAEIARYDLSEDASTETAMVFGELYRNGAEWKFRAIGQGYASGLRGIAQDFGVNV from the coding sequence GTGGGAGTCAGCCTCAGCAAGGGCGGCAACGTCTCGCTGACCAAGGAGGCCCCGGGCCTGACCGCCGTCATCGTCGGACTGGGCTGGGACGTGCGCACCACGACCGGCACCGACTTCGACCTCGACGCGAGCGCGCTGCTGCTGAACAACTCCGGCAAGGTCATCAGCGACCAGCACTTCGTCTTCTTCAACAACCTCAAGAGCCCCGACGGCTCCGTGGAGCACACCGGCGACAACATCACCGGTGAGGGCGAGGGCGACGACGAACAGATCAAGATCAACCTCGCCGGCGTGCCCGCCGACGTGGACAAGATCGTGTTCCCGGTGTCGATCTACGACGCCGAGAACCGCCAGCAGTCCTTCGGCCAGGTGCGCAACGCGTTCATCCGCGTCGTCAACCAGGCCGGCGAGGCCGAGATCGCCCGCTACGACCTCAGCGAGGACGCCTCCACCGAGACCGCCATGGTCTTCGGCGAGCTGTACCGCAACGGCGCGGAGTGGAAGTTCCGCGCCATCGGCCAGGGCTACGCGTCCGGGCTGCGCGGCATCGCCCAGGACTTCGGCGTCAACGTCTGA
- a CDS encoding TerD family protein, translated as MGVTLAKGGNVSLSKAAPNLTNVMIGLGWDARSTTGAPFDLDASALLCGANNRVMGDEWFVFYNQLKSPDGSVEHTGDNLTGEGEGDDESILVDLPKVPPQCEKIIFPVSIHMADERGQTFGQVSNAFIRVVNQSDGQELARYDLSEDASTETAMIFGELYRYQGEWKFRAVGQGYASGLRGIALDFGVNVS; from the coding sequence ATGGGCGTGACGCTCGCCAAGGGAGGCAATGTCTCCCTCTCCAAGGCCGCACCGAACCTCACCAACGTCATGATCGGGCTCGGCTGGGACGCGCGCTCCACCACCGGCGCCCCCTTCGACCTGGACGCCAGCGCGCTGCTGTGCGGCGCCAACAACCGGGTGATGGGCGACGAGTGGTTCGTCTTCTACAACCAGCTCAAGAGCCCGGACGGTTCGGTCGAGCACACCGGCGACAACCTCACGGGTGAGGGCGAGGGCGACGACGAGTCGATCCTGGTGGACCTCCCCAAGGTCCCGCCCCAGTGCGAGAAGATCATCTTCCCGGTCTCCATCCATATGGCCGACGAGCGCGGACAGACCTTCGGACAGGTCTCCAACGCCTTCATCCGGGTCGTCAACCAGTCGGACGGTCAAGAACTCGCCCGGTACGACCTCAGCGAGGACGCCTCCACCGAAACCGCCATGATCTTCGGCGAGCTGTACCGCTACCAGGGCGAATGGAAATTCCGGGCGGTCGGTCAGGGGTACGCGTCGGGACTGCGCGGCATCGCTCTAGACTTTGGGGTCAACGTTTCGTAA
- a CDS encoding DUF475 domain-containing protein: MLLKTFGWSFAVTAIGLVAAVLYGGWEAFGVVAILAVLEISLSFDNAVVNAGILKKMNAFWQKIFLTVGVLIAVFGMRLVFPVVIVAITAKLNPIDAVHLAFADKDRYQQLVTDAHPAIAAFGGMFLLMIFLDFIFEDRDIKWLQWIERPLAKLGKVDMLSVCIALIVLLITSFTFATHAHQHGGAHIDKAQTVLISGIAGLITYMIVGGLSGFFEDRLEEEEEREHEEEEEAARTGKKKSAVLLAGQAAFFMFLYLEVLDASFSFDGVIGAFAITNDIVMMALGLGIGAMYVRSLTVYLVRQGTLDDYVYLEHGAHYAIGALAIILMVTIQYQINEVITGLVGVVLIALSFWSSVRRNRALAAAEGGTGEKAEVSSGV, encoded by the coding sequence GTGCTACTGAAAACCTTCGGCTGGTCGTTCGCGGTCACCGCGATCGGCCTGGTCGCCGCCGTCCTCTACGGGGGGTGGGAGGCGTTCGGGGTGGTGGCGATCCTCGCCGTCCTGGAGATCTCGCTGTCCTTCGACAACGCGGTGGTCAACGCCGGGATCCTGAAGAAGATGAACGCCTTCTGGCAGAAGATCTTCCTCACGGTGGGCGTCCTCATCGCCGTCTTCGGCATGCGGCTGGTCTTCCCCGTCGTCATCGTGGCCATCACCGCCAAGCTCAACCCGATCGACGCGGTGCACCTCGCCTTCGCCGACAAGGACCGCTACCAGCAGCTGGTCACCGACGCCCACCCGGCGATCGCGGCCTTCGGCGGCATGTTCCTGCTGATGATCTTCCTGGACTTCATCTTCGAGGACCGGGACATAAAGTGGCTCCAGTGGATCGAGCGTCCGCTGGCCAAGCTCGGCAAGGTCGACATGCTGTCGGTCTGCATCGCCCTGATCGTCCTGCTGATCACCTCTTTCACCTTCGCCACCCACGCCCACCAGCACGGCGGCGCGCACATCGACAAGGCGCAGACGGTCCTGATCTCCGGCATCGCCGGTCTGATCACGTACATGATCGTCGGCGGTCTCTCCGGCTTCTTCGAGGACCGGCTCGAGGAAGAGGAGGAGCGCGAGCACGAGGAGGAGGAAGAGGCCGCCCGCACCGGCAAGAAGAAGTCGGCCGTCCTGCTGGCCGGCCAGGCCGCGTTCTTCATGTTCCTCTACCTGGAGGTCCTGGACGCGTCCTTCTCCTTCGACGGTGTGATCGGCGCCTTCGCCATCACCAACGACATCGTGATGATGGCCCTGGGCCTCGGCATCGGCGCGATGTACGTCCGTTCGCTCACCGTCTACCTGGTCCGCCAGGGCACCCTCGACGACTACGTCTACCTGGAGCACGGCGCCCACTACGCGATCGGCGCCCTGGCCATCATCCTGATGGTCACCATCCAGTACCAGATCAACGAGGTGATCACCGGCCTCGTCGGCGTCGTCCTGATCGCCCTGTCCTTCTGGTCCTCCGTACGAAGGAACCGGGCCCTCGCGGCGGCCGAAGGCGGCACCGGGGAGAAGGCCGAGGTCTCCTCCGGGGTGTGA
- a CDS encoding Tellurium resistance translates to MGFFDGLLGARAVDFDSGNAANAIELTKRRQSASLTKQGAATGHLRVNLTWRMRTSDFGAQRPSLLRHPLKALKPPEIQGHGQSMVDVDLDLGCLYELADGTKGVVQPLGDYLGDINAVPYIKISGDDRFGSGSGETMYINLDHRESIKRILVFVYIYDQTPAFDRTHAIVTLYPSSGPRLEISLDERHPQARSCAVLLIENVKGELMVRREVKFVYGFQAELDRLYGWGLQWGRGYKAKV, encoded by the coding sequence ATGGGCTTCTTCGACGGACTGCTGGGCGCACGCGCGGTCGACTTCGACTCCGGCAACGCCGCCAACGCCATCGAGCTCACCAAGCGGCGCCAGTCGGCCTCCCTCACCAAGCAGGGCGCGGCCACCGGGCATCTGCGGGTCAACCTCACCTGGCGGATGCGCACCTCCGACTTCGGCGCACAGCGCCCCAGCCTGCTGCGGCACCCCCTCAAGGCCCTCAAGCCGCCGGAGATCCAGGGCCACGGGCAGAGCATGGTCGACGTCGACCTCGACCTGGGCTGCCTGTACGAACTGGCCGACGGCACCAAGGGCGTCGTACAGCCGCTGGGCGACTACCTGGGCGACATCAACGCGGTGCCGTACATCAAGATCAGCGGTGACGACCGGTTCGGCTCGGGCTCCGGCGAGACGATGTACATCAACCTCGACCACCGCGAGTCCATCAAACGCATCCTGGTCTTCGTCTACATCTACGACCAGACCCCGGCGTTCGACCGCACGCACGCCATCGTCACCCTGTACCCCAGCAGCGGCCCCCGGCTGGAGATCAGCCTGGACGAGCGCCACCCCCAGGCCCGCTCCTGCGCCGTCCTGCTCATCGAGAACGTCAAGGGCGAGCTGATGGTCCGCCGCGAGGTCAAGTTCGTCTACGGCTTCCAGGCCGAGCTGGACCGGCTGTACGGATGGGGGCTCCAGTGGGGCCGGGGCTACAAGGCGAAGGTCTGA
- a CDS encoding TerD family protein gives MTHAMLKGSNVPLEATTVRAVLRWTPGTSVPDVDASALLLGAGGRVRSDEDFVFYNQPRHPSGKVWRLGKKRVTEGLTDTIQSELTGVEPEIGRILLVASADGVTFDRVPNLSIALYDAAVADGEPWAEFEIKPETGAETAMICGELYRRGEGWKFRALGEGYSNGLKGLATDFGISVDESEEPTAAEPAADEGVTVSRPLPPEQPTSAVPPQPGYGFPPPASAPVYGYPQPVPAPFAPDPGFRLPPQGPQFIGR, from the coding sequence ATGACGCACGCGATGCTGAAGGGGTCGAACGTCCCGCTGGAGGCCACCACGGTGCGCGCCGTGCTGCGCTGGACGCCGGGGACGTCGGTCCCGGACGTGGACGCCTCGGCGCTGCTGCTGGGCGCCGGCGGCCGTGTGCGCTCGGACGAGGACTTCGTGTTCTACAACCAGCCCCGGCATCCCTCGGGCAAGGTGTGGCGGCTGGGCAAGAAGCGGGTCACCGAGGGGCTGACCGACACGATCCAGTCGGAGCTGACGGGGGTCGAGCCGGAGATCGGCCGGATTCTGCTGGTCGCGTCCGCGGACGGGGTCACCTTCGACCGGGTGCCGAACCTGAGCATCGCGCTGTACGACGCCGCCGTCGCCGACGGTGAGCCGTGGGCGGAGTTCGAGATCAAGCCGGAGACCGGCGCGGAGACGGCGATGATCTGCGGTGAGCTGTACCGCCGCGGGGAGGGCTGGAAGTTCCGGGCGCTGGGCGAGGGCTATTCCAATGGCCTCAAGGGACTGGCCACGGACTTCGGCATCTCGGTGGACGAGTCGGAGGAGCCGACGGCCGCGGAGCCCGCGGCGGACGAGGGCGTCACGGTGTCCCGGCCGCTGCCCCCGGAGCAGCCCACGTCGGCGGTGCCGCCGCAGCCGGGATACGGGTTCCCGCCGCCGGCCTCGGCCCCGGTGTACGGCTATCCGCAGCCCGTACCCGCGCCCTTCGCCCCGGACCCGGGCTTCCGGCTGCCGCCGCAGGGGCCGCAGTTCATCGGGCGGTAG
- a CDS encoding HpcH/HpaI aldolase/citrate lyase family protein has protein sequence MRHFGHIAPEVRQRLFHREPCAFTADSPARLLAAALGATLYSPATRPRLADDILRQAGNGVVSMVLCLEDSIGDADVPAGEENLVRQFADLGSRADAEPPLLFIRVRTPEQIPDLVRRLGPSVRLLSGFVLPKFTGERGLSFLEALTAAEAEAGRRLFAMPVLESPELLYRESRVETLEGIFRTVDKYRDRVLALRLGVTDFCSSYGLRRAPDMTAYDVQVVASVIADVVNMLGRADGTGFTVTGPVWEYFRLSERMFKPQLRQSPFLEVRAAELRAKLLEHAMDGLLREISLDQANGLLGKTCIHPSHVLPVHTLSVVSHEEYSDAQDILRPERGGGGVLRSAYTNKMNEVKPHRAWAERTLLRAEVFGVAHEDVNFVELLAAGIPD, from the coding sequence ATGCGTCATTTCGGGCATATCGCCCCCGAGGTCCGGCAGCGCCTCTTCCATCGGGAGCCGTGCGCGTTCACCGCCGACTCCCCGGCCCGGCTGCTGGCCGCCGCCCTCGGCGCCACGCTGTACAGCCCGGCCACCCGGCCCCGGCTCGCCGACGACATCCTCCGGCAGGCGGGCAACGGCGTGGTCTCCATGGTGCTGTGCCTGGAGGACTCCATCGGCGACGCGGACGTACCGGCCGGTGAGGAGAACCTGGTCCGGCAGTTCGCCGACCTCGGCTCCCGGGCGGACGCCGAGCCCCCGCTGCTGTTCATCCGGGTGCGCACCCCCGAGCAGATCCCCGACCTCGTCCGCCGCCTCGGCCCCTCCGTGCGGCTGCTGTCCGGATTCGTACTGCCCAAGTTCACCGGGGAGCGCGGCCTGTCCTTCCTGGAGGCCCTGACCGCCGCCGAGGCCGAAGCCGGGCGCCGGCTCTTCGCCATGCCGGTCCTGGAGTCCCCGGAGCTGCTCTACCGCGAGTCGCGCGTGGAGACCCTGGAGGGCATCTTCCGCACCGTGGACAAGTACCGCGACCGCGTCCTCGCGCTGCGCCTCGGCGTCACCGACTTCTGCTCCTCCTACGGCCTGCGCCGCGCCCCCGACATGACCGCCTACGACGTCCAGGTCGTCGCCTCCGTCATCGCCGACGTGGTGAACATGCTGGGCCGCGCCGACGGCACCGGATTCACGGTCACCGGGCCCGTGTGGGAGTACTTCCGCCTCTCCGAGCGCATGTTCAAACCCCAGCTGCGGCAGAGCCCCTTCCTGGAGGTGCGGGCCGCCGAGCTGCGCGCGAAGCTGCTGGAGCACGCCATGGACGGGCTGCTGCGCGAGATCTCCCTCGACCAGGCCAACGGCCTGCTCGGCAAGACCTGCATCCACCCCTCCCATGTGCTGCCCGTGCACACGCTGTCCGTGGTCAGCCACGAGGAGTACAGCGACGCCCAGGACATCCTGCGGCCGGAACGCGGCGGCGGGGGCGTCCTCAGGTCCGCCTATACGAACAAGATGAACGAGGTGAAACCCCACCGCGCCTGGGCCGAGCGGACCCTGCTGCGCGCGGAGGTGTTCGGCGTCGCGCACGAGGACGTCAACTTCGTGGAACTGCTCGCCGCCGGCATACCCGACTGA